The nucleotide sequence GTCGAGCTTGACGAACGGCTCCAGCGCCCGCGCCTGCAGCGCCTGCGGAATGCCGGGGCCGTCATCGGCCACCTCGATAGCGATGATCCCTTCTGCCGTGCTGTCCAGGCTGACGATCACCTCGCTGCCATGCTTGACCGCATTCTCGACCACGTTGGTCACCGCACGCGACAGCGCCCGCGGCCGGCCCTCGCAGACCAGCCGCTGCGGGCCGCGATAGCTCACGGCGTGGCCGACATCGGCGAAGTCGCAGCAGATCGTCTCCAGCAGGCTCGACAGCTCGATGCGCGCCGGCTGCTCGGCCTTGGTGTCGTCGCGTAAGTAATCGAGCGTCTCGTCGAGCATGCGGCTGACCTGGTCGATGTCGCGCAGCATCGCGCTGCGCATGTCGCCCTGCCCGATCCGGTCCGAGCGCAGCCGCAGCCGGGTCAGCGGCGTGCGCAGATCGTGGCTGATCGCCGCCAGCATCCGCGTGCGGTCGTCGAGCAGCGTGCGGATGCGGGCCTGCATCTCGTTGAGTGCGTCGGCGACCTGCACGATCTCCTTCGGCCCGCGCCGGCCGAGCGGCTCCTGCGCGCCCGGCGAGCGGCCGAACGCAGCCGCCGCACGCGCCATCTCCGACAAGGGCCGGATGATCGCGCGCGCGGCATAGATCGACAAGAGCACGCCGAGGATCAGAATGAGGAAGAGGAAGACGGCGGCCGGCTTGACCACCATCGACCAGAACTCCAGCCGCGGCACGTCGTCGAACACCAGCGCGCGCTCGCCATCGACCTGGACGATGATCTGGGTCGGCGGCGCCGCGCCATAGCCGACGCCGTGCAGCAAGGTGACGTCCCGCAGCACGCCGAGCTGGCGGCGCGCGAGCTTCGACGTCAGCGGCACACTGCGCTCCGGTTTCGCAAGCAGCGTGAGCGCAGTCAGCGGCACCAGCTCGACCTGGATGCCGGAGCTGCGCAGGCTCGACAGGCTGCTCTCGACGGCGACGGGATCATTCGCGGCGCGAACGAAATGCACGGCCTCCGCGACACGCGCGATGCCGTAGGCCGGTGATTCCTGCTCGTCCGGCGGATCGAGGAACAACAGCGCCGCCGCGATCATCAACACCATGCCGAACAGCACCGACAACGACGCCAAGGTCACGATCTGCGTGGTGAGGCCGAGCCGAGGGCAGCTCTTGCTATCAGGCTTCATCGAGGGTCTCGACTCTTGGCGTGAAGACGTAGCCGCCGAGGCGCACGGTCTTGATCATGCTCCAGCTCTTGGCGCCGGGCTCGATCTTCTGGCGGATGCGGCTGATGTGGACGTCCATGCTGCGCTCGACCGGGCCGGCCTGGCCGCCATGCGCCAGTTCGATCAGCTGCTCGCGCGACAGCACGCGGCCGGCGTTGCGGCAGAACGCCAGGAGGATGTCGAACTCGGCGCTGGTCAGAGTGATTTTGACGCGGTCGGGATCGAACAGCGTGCGCGTCGCCGGCTCGATGCGCCAGCCGTCGAAGCTCATCGGGGCCTGACGCGCAGCGATCACGGCAGGATGTAACTGCGAGCGGCGCAGCAACGCGCGGATGCGCGCCACCAGCTCGCGCGGATTGAACGGCTTGACGACATAGTCGTCGGCGCCGAGCTCGAGGCCGAGGATGCGGTCGATGTCCTCGCCCTTCGCGGTCACCATGATGATCGGCACCGTCGAGATCTGGCGCAGGCGGCGGCAGATGCTCATGCCGTCCTCGTCCGGCAGCATCAGATCAAGCATGATGAGATCGACCTGCTCGCGCTGCAGGACGTCGTTCATCGCAGCCGCCGAGGCGACGAAGCGCGGCGCAAAACCGTGCTCCTGCAACAGCTCGGTGAGCAATGCTGCAATCTCGCGGTCGTCCTCGACGCAGAGGATGCGCGCGGCTGCCGATATGTTCGCGTCTGCGGCCACGGCGGTATTGTGTGACGACATCATGCGCGGAACATGGTCGATTTTAGCCGAAAAGAACAGCCCGAAGCCGCGCCCGATCGTGGCGAAATCAAGCTGTATTGTTAAGGCGGAAACATTTCGTCACGCGACTTAACCCTGCGCAACGGCCATCGCGCCTAAGGCTTTCCGGGTTCAGACAAACAATCAACAGGGAAGTCCTGCGGCGTGGCCGTCCAGCCGGCGCGGCCTCCTTCCGAACCGCGATGCAAAGTCCCGTGAAGCCAGTCCTGCTCGCTCTTTGTCTCTCCACGCCGCTGCTCGCCGGCTGCGCCGTCGGGCCCGACTACATCACGCCGGATTTCGGCACGCCGGCGCGCTGGAGCAGCGACCGCGGCCAGCCGGCGCCGACGCTGAAGCTCGCGCAGTGGTGGCGTAATCTCGGCGATCCCCTGCTCGATCAGCTGATGGGCGAAGCGGTTGCCGACAATCTCGATGTCGCCGCCGCGAAGGCGCGCATCCGCGAGGCGCGCGCGACCCAGCGCCAGGCCGCCGGCGCATTGTTTCCAACCGTGAGCGGCACCGGCTCGGCGACCGAGACCCGCAGCGCCGGCTCGGCCACGAATGGCATCGCGATCGCGCCCTCCACCACCAGCCAGTTCCAGGCCGGCTTCGATTCGAGCTGGGAGCTCGATCTGTTCGGCGCCAACCGCCGCGCCGTCGAGGCGGCCGCCTACGGCGTCGATGCCGCCGAGGACGATCTGCGCGCCACGCTGCTGACGCTGATCGGCGACGTCGCCTCCAACTACATCGATGCCCGCGCCTACCAGGCACGGGTGGCGCTGGCGCGGCGCACCGCCGCCTCGCAGCGCGAGACTGCGGCGCTGACCGAGCGCAAGCAGAACGCCGGCTCGGCCTCGGCCGTCGACACCGCCAAGGCCGCCGCGCTTGCCGCCAGCACGGAAGCCACCATCCCGACCTATGAGGCGAGCTATCAGCAGGCGGTGCACCGGCTCGGCGTGCTGCTCGGACGCGATCCGACCGCGCTCAGCCAGCGCCTGTCGCGCAGCCTGCCGATCCCTTCGCCGCGCCTGCCGCTGCCGAAGGGCGTTCCGGCCGACGTGCTGGTGATGCGTCCCGACGTGCGAAAGGCGGAGCGCCAGCTCGCGCAGTTCACCGCGAAGATCGGCCAGGCCACCGCTGCGCTGTATCCGGATGTCAGCCTGACCGGTACGGTGTCGACATCAGCGCTCAAGCTCGGCGATCTCGGCAAGAGCTCGACGATCGGCTGGTCGATCGGCCCGAGTGTCTCGCTGCCGATCTTCAACGGTGGCAAGCTGCAGGCCGCCGTCGAAGTCGCCGAAGCGCAGCGCGACGAGTATCACGTGGCGTGGCGCAGCGCCGTGCTGAGCGCGCTGGAGGACGTCGAGAACGCGATCGTCAATCTCGGCCAGGAGCGTATCCGCATTCGCAGCCTGACGGAATCGGCGCGCCGCTATGGCGAGGCCGCCAAGCTGTCGCGCTCGCTGTACCAGACCGGCTCCAGCACCTTCCTCGACGTGCTCGATGCCGAGCGCTCGCAATTCACCGCCGAGGACAGCCTGCTCGCGAGCCGCGCCACATTGGCGAAGAACTACGTGGCGCTGGCCAAGGCGCTCGGCGGCGGCTGGACCGGCCCGATCGACAGCTCGGTGCCGGAAGTCGTCGACAACGGCACTGGCCCGCATCTCGCCCGGGCCGTTGCGCCCCGATGACCCCCAAGTGATTCACCCGCGTCCGAAGTAGCCCGATGAATGCACCCTTGCCCCACATGCCTCCTCCGGTCGCGATCGAGGCGGACATCTCGACTGCCCCGAAGCCGAAGCGGCGGCGACGCTGGCCTCTGCTGACCACCGGTCTCATCGCCCTTGCAGCGCTCGGCCTGATCGCCCACCGCTATACGCGCAATCCCAACGCCAACCTCGCCACCGCGCCCGTCACGACGGGCGACATCGAGCAGACCGTGCTCGCCACCGGCACGTTGAAGCCGGTCAAGCTGGTCGCGGTCGGCGCCCAGGTCTCCGGCAGGCTCGTCGCGCTCAACGTCAAGCTCGGCCAGAAGGTCAAAGCGGGCGATCTCATCGCCGAGATCGATTCGCTCACTCAACAATACACGCTGCGCACCAACGAGGCGGCCTTGCGCAACGTGCGCGCCCAGCGCGACGAGAAGCTGGCCACGCTGGCGCTCGCCGAGGCGAATTTGGCGCGGCAGCAGACGACGCTGGCGCAGAAGGCATCGTCGCGCGCGGACTATGACAGTGCCGAAGCCACGGTGAAGCAGACCCAGGCGCAGATCGCGCAGCTCGAGGCGCAGATCGTCGAGGCCGAGGTCGCGATCGAGACCGCGCGCGTCAATCTCGGCTACACCAAGATCACCGCTCCGATCGACGGCACCGTGCTGGCGATCGCCACCCCGCAGGGCCAGACCGTCAACGCCGTGCAGTCGGCGCCGACCATCGTCGTGCTCGGCCAGGTCGAGACCATGACCGTGCGCGTCGAGATCTCCGAGGCCGACGTCGTCAGGGTGCGGCCGGGCCAGAATGCCTACTTCACCATCCTGGGCGACCCGGACCGCCGCTACACGGCGACGCTCGGGAGCATCGAGCCCGCGCCGGAATCCGTCAAGACCGACTCCAGCTTCTCCTCGACCACGACGTCATCCTCCTCCAGCACCAGCACGTCGTCCTCCTCGAGCTCGACCGCGATCTACTACAACGGCGTCTTCGACGTCGCCAATACGGATGGGCGACTGATGACCTACATGACGGCCGAGGTCCACATCCTGCTCGGCGAAGCGCGCAACGTGCTGACCATCCCGTCATCGGCGCTCGGCAACGCCAATGCCGACGGCAGCTATCCCGTGCGCGTGCTCGACGACGCCGGCACGCTGCAGAAGCGCAGCATCCGGATCGGCCTCAACAACAAGATCCGGGCCGAGGTGCAGTCGGGCCTGCGCGAGGGCGAGCGCGTGGTCATCTCCGCCGCGACCGACGCACCGAAGCAGACCGTCATGCCTCCGCCCCCCTCCGCCGGAGGCCTGTGATGCCCGAGCTGCTGATAGACCTGCGCAACGTCGGGCGTCGCTATGCGTCCGGCGAAGGCACCGTTCATGCGCTGCGCGGCGTCGACATCGTCATCGCGCGCGGCGAGATGGTCGCGATCATCGGCCAGTCCGGCTCCGGCAAGTCGACCTTGATGAACATCCTGGGCTGTCTCGACCGCCCAACCTCCGGCAGCTACAAGATCGCCGGGCGCGAGATCAGCTCGCTCGACCCGGACGAACTGGCGGCCCTGCGGCGCGAGCATTTCGGCTTCATCTTCCAGCGCTATCACCTGCTCGGCGAGCTGACCGCCGCCGAGAATGCCGAGGTGCCTGCAGTGTATGCGGGCTTAAGTCCGACGCAGCGGCGCGGCAAGGCCCAGGCCCTGCTGCAGCGGCTCGGCATGGGCAGCCGCACCGGCCACCGGCCGGGGCAACTCTCGGGCGGCCAGCAGCAGCGGGTGTCGATCGCACGCGCCCTCGTCAACGATCCCGACGTCATCCTCGCCGATGAGCCCACCGGTGCGCTCGACCGCGCCAGCGGCGAGGAGGTGCTGCGCATTCTCGACGAGATCAGTGCGTCCGGCCGCACCGTCATCATCGTCACCCATGATGCCGGCGTGGCCCAGCGCGCCCGGCGCATCATCGAGATCCAGGACGGCCACGTCATCTCGGACCGGCTCAATCCACGGCCGTCGCCGCCGCCACGCCTTGTGGCCGACGATGACCCCGCCTCCACCTCGTCGTGGTGGCGCAGTCAGCTCGATCGCTTACGCGAGGCGGCGCGGATGGCGCTGCTCGCGATGAATGCGCACCGGATGCGCGCCTTCCTCACCATGCTCGGCATCATCATCGGCGTCGCCTCGGTGGTGCTGGTGCTCGCGCTCGGCAGCGGCTCGCAGGCCAGGGTGCTGAAGGACATCAATCGTCTCGGCACCAACACGCTGGAATTCTTTCCGGGCAAGGATTTCGGTGACACCAAGGCCAGCAAGATCAGGACGCTGGTGCTCGCCGACGCCAAGGTGATGGCGCAGCAGCCTTATGTCGATGCGATCTCGCCGACGGTCTCGACGACCAGCACGCTGCGCTATGGCGCGATCGAGGTGAGCGCACAGGTCTCGGGCGTCGGCGAGCAGTATTTCCGCGTCAAGAACACCGAGCTTGCGGAGGGCAGCTATCTCGATGCCGATACGGTGCGATCCTACGCACAGGATGCCGTGATCGACGACAATGCGCGCAAGGCGCTGTTTCCCGATTCCGATGTCAGCCCGCTCGGCAGCGTGGTTCTGATCGGCAAGGTGCCGTGCCGAATCGTCGGCGTCACCAAGCAGCAGCAGGCCGGCTTCGGCTCCAGCTCGACGCCGATCGTCTATCTGCCCTACACCACCGTGCAGGCGCGCTTCATCGGCAACCAGGTGCTGCGCAGCATCAGCGTCCGCGTCGACGAGACGACGCCGATGGCCGACGCCGAGCGCGCGGCGACGGCGCTCTTGACATCGCGGCACAATGCCAAGGACTTCTTCGTCCTCAACACCGACGACATCCGCAAGACCGTCGAGAGCACGACGCAGGTGCTGACGTTGCTGGTCGCGGCGATCGCCGTGATCTCGCTGCTGGTCGGCGGCATCGGGGTGATGAACATCATGCTGGTGTCGGTGTCCGAGCGCGTCGGCGAGATCGGCGTGCGCATGGCGGTCGGCGCCCGGCGCAGCGATATCCTAATGCAGTTCCTGATCGAGGCGGTGCTGGTGTGTCTATTAGGTGGCGCGCTCGGCTTGTCGCTCGCGGTCGGCTTCGGCACCGTCTTCAACGCGCTCGATGTCGGCTTCCAGCTGATCTACTCGCCGCTCGCGATGGTCGGCTCCGCCGTGATCTCCATGGCCATCGGCATTGGCTTCGGCTACATGCCCGCCCGCAACGCGTCCCGGCTCGATCCGGCGACGGCGCTGGCGAGGGAGTAGTTTGTAGAGATTAACATCAATGGGCAGAGTGGATCTCGCATGGGGCGGCAACGGCAGTATGCTCCCTCTCCCCGTTCTTACGGGGAGAGGGCTGGGGTGAGGGGCAGCCACACACGGGAAGTCTCGATGGAGTATTCCCACTTGCTCTGCGATGTGATGAGATGAATTCAAGAGAATTGGGCTCAACTACTCGCACCACCCGTGCGGCTGCCCCTCACCCCGACCCTCTCCCCGTGAAGAACGGGGAGAGGGAGCGCACTGTCATTGCGGCGCGGCCTCGTGTTCATCGTCTCTACATCCATGTCTCTCACAATCCGTTCCGCGCGAACTGGCCCTCAGGCAATCTCGGTCGGCACCGGCGGTGCAAACCTCTCCCCGCTCTTTGCGGGGAGAGGTCGGATTGCGCAGCAATCCGGGTGAGGGGCATGGCACATAAGAAGCTACCCCGTTGCACCGTCGGACTCGTAGGTCGGCGGCTCGTAGTTGCACCACCCGTGCGGCTGCCCCTCGCCCCCGACCCTCTCCCCGTGAAGAACGGGGAGAGGGAGCGCAGCGGCGCTCGGGGCGAGCGCTGCTCTCTTCTCTGCTGGCTTCAACAGCCTCTCTCTATCTGCTGGCGCGGCCTGCCCTACCGCTTCGCCGCCATCTGCGTGCTCGCCTGTGCCTCGGACGCAGGCGCGCCCTTGTCGACCCATTCCGGCGGGGCGCCGAGGCGGTTGGCGACCATGCCGATCAGGCCGGGGTCTCTGCCATACGCCTCGCAGGCGGGGTTCTTCGGCTTGCCGCCGAGTGCCGCGCCGATGCGCTCGATCGAGGGGATCCGCGGTGGCTTGCCAAAGGGCGTCTCGCCGGTCACCAGCAACTGGCCGAAATCGGCGCTGAACGAGCCGGCGAGATCATAGGCGTCGCCGGCCTGCGAGATCACGGGCGAGTTGGTGAACGAGTTGGCGCCGCGCGCCCACACCATCGCCGCCTGCTGCCGGCCACGACGATCGACCGCCTCGGCTTCGATGCTGAGACTGCCAAGCCCGATCGGCAGACGCGGCACCGGCACGGGAACGCCGAGCGCGCCGGGCACGGCGGAGACGACCTTCGAGGCACCCGCGGCAACGGGATCCGTCGCAGCCGCCTGCGTGATGAAGGTGCGCGTCGTCAGGTCGGCCCGCTCGTTCGGCGCCACCACGGTGAAACGCTCACTGAGGTTCAGGCACAGCGCGCGGTCGACGGCGTTCGTCACCAGCCTCTGCTGCGGCTCGCTGAGCACCGATCCGACGTCGCCTGCGAAGGTCGTCGGCATGATGCGCACCGTCGTCGCAGCCAGCACATTGTCCTTGTTGATGTTGAGCACCGACTTGGCGAGCAGGCCGTTCGACTCCTCCAGGGAGCGATAGGACGCGAGCGCGCCGCTCTGCGTGATCGGCGCCGTCGCACAGCCGGACAGGCCGACGGCCGCGCACAGCGCCGCCAGATGCGTCACCGGCAGGGACCTGCTTGAGCTGACCAAACGCTGGATGTCGACCATGCCGGGATCGCCTCACGCTGACCGAATTGCGCCGGCTCGGGCGCCGCCTGCTTGTCCTCCGACAATCCGGACAGCGTGGGGCGGAAGCGTGGAGAGATGTCCGCCGGCGCCGCGAACCAA is from Bradyrhizobium sp. ORS 285 and encodes:
- a CDS encoding efflux RND transporter periplasmic adaptor subunit; translation: MNAPLPHMPPPVAIEADISTAPKPKRRRRWPLLTTGLIALAALGLIAHRYTRNPNANLATAPVTTGDIEQTVLATGTLKPVKLVAVGAQVSGRLVALNVKLGQKVKAGDLIAEIDSLTQQYTLRTNEAALRNVRAQRDEKLATLALAEANLARQQTTLAQKASSRADYDSAEATVKQTQAQIAQLEAQIVEAEVAIETARVNLGYTKITAPIDGTVLAIATPQGQTVNAVQSAPTIVVLGQVETMTVRVEISEADVVRVRPGQNAYFTILGDPDRRYTATLGSIEPAPESVKTDSSFSSTTTSSSSSTSTSSSSSSTAIYYNGVFDVANTDGRLMTYMTAEVHILLGEARNVLTIPSSALGNANADGSYPVRVLDDAGTLQKRSIRIGLNNKIRAEVQSGLREGERVVISAATDAPKQTVMPPPPSAGGL
- a CDS encoding DUF3313 domain-containing protein, coding for MVDIQRLVSSSRSLPVTHLAALCAAVGLSGCATAPITQSGALASYRSLEESNGLLAKSVLNINKDNVLAATTVRIMPTTFAGDVGSVLSEPQQRLVTNAVDRALCLNLSERFTVVAPNERADLTTRTFITQAAATDPVAAGASKVVSAVPGALGVPVPVPRLPIGLGSLSIEAEAVDRRGRQQAAMVWARGANSFTNSPVISQAGDAYDLAGSFSADFGQLLVTGETPFGKPPRIPSIERIGAALGGKPKNPACEAYGRDPGLIGMVANRLGAPPEWVDKGAPASEAQASTQMAAKR
- a CDS encoding efflux transporter outer membrane subunit, coding for MQSPVKPVLLALCLSTPLLAGCAVGPDYITPDFGTPARWSSDRGQPAPTLKLAQWWRNLGDPLLDQLMGEAVADNLDVAAAKARIREARATQRQAAGALFPTVSGTGSATETRSAGSATNGIAIAPSTTSQFQAGFDSSWELDLFGANRRAVEAAAYGVDAAEDDLRATLLTLIGDVASNYIDARAYQARVALARRTAASQRETAALTERKQNAGSASAVDTAKAAALAASTEATIPTYEASYQQAVHRLGVLLGRDPTALSQRLSRSLPIPSPRLPLPKGVPADVLVMRPDVRKAERQLAQFTAKIGQATAALYPDVSLTGTVSTSALKLGDLGKSSTIGWSIGPSVSLPIFNGGKLQAAVEVAEAQRDEYHVAWRSAVLSALEDVENAIVNLGQERIRIRSLTESARRYGEAAKLSRSLYQTGSSTFLDVLDAERSQFTAEDSLLASRATLAKNYVALAKALGGGWTGPIDSSVPEVVDNGTGPHLARAVAPR
- a CDS encoding response regulator codes for the protein MMSSHNTAVAADANISAAARILCVEDDREIAALLTELLQEHGFAPRFVASAAAMNDVLQREQVDLIMLDLMLPDEDGMSICRRLRQISTVPIIMVTAKGEDIDRILGLELGADDYVVKPFNPRELVARIRALLRRSQLHPAVIAARQAPMSFDGWRIEPATRTLFDPDRVKITLTSAEFDILLAFCRNAGRVLSREQLIELAHGGQAGPVERSMDVHISRIRQKIEPGAKSWSMIKTVRLGGYVFTPRVETLDEA
- a CDS encoding ATP-binding protein gives rise to the protein MKPDSKSCPRLGLTTQIVTLASLSVLFGMVLMIAAALLFLDPPDEQESPAYGIARVAEAVHFVRAANDPVAVESSLSSLRSSGIQVELVPLTALTLLAKPERSVPLTSKLARRQLGVLRDVTLLHGVGYGAAPPTQIIVQVDGERALVFDDVPRLEFWSMVVKPAAVFLFLILILGVLLSIYAARAIIRPLSEMARAAAAFGRSPGAQEPLGRRGPKEIVQVADALNEMQARIRTLLDDRTRMLAAISHDLRTPLTRLRLRSDRIGQGDMRSAMLRDIDQVSRMLDETLDYLRDDTKAEQPARIELSSLLETICCDFADVGHAVSYRGPQRLVCEGRPRALSRAVTNVVENAVKHGSEVIVSLDSTAEGIIAIEVADDGPGIPQALQARALEPFVKLDQARSAGGFGLGLSIAQEIMKKHDGGIALMPNTPRGLRVRLSLPLRAALPAAAAMPAKVA
- a CDS encoding MacB family efflux pump subunit, producing MPELLIDLRNVGRRYASGEGTVHALRGVDIVIARGEMVAIIGQSGSGKSTLMNILGCLDRPTSGSYKIAGREISSLDPDELAALRREHFGFIFQRYHLLGELTAAENAEVPAVYAGLSPTQRRGKAQALLQRLGMGSRTGHRPGQLSGGQQQRVSIARALVNDPDVILADEPTGALDRASGEEVLRILDEISASGRTVIIVTHDAGVAQRARRIIEIQDGHVISDRLNPRPSPPPRLVADDDPASTSSWWRSQLDRLREAARMALLAMNAHRMRAFLTMLGIIIGVASVVLVLALGSGSQARVLKDINRLGTNTLEFFPGKDFGDTKASKIRTLVLADAKVMAQQPYVDAISPTVSTTSTLRYGAIEVSAQVSGVGEQYFRVKNTELAEGSYLDADTVRSYAQDAVIDDNARKALFPDSDVSPLGSVVLIGKVPCRIVGVTKQQQAGFGSSSTPIVYLPYTTVQARFIGNQVLRSISVRVDETTPMADAERAATALLTSRHNAKDFFVLNTDDIRKTVESTTQVLTLLVAAIAVISLLVGGIGVMNIMLVSVSERVGEIGVRMAVGARRSDILMQFLIEAVLVCLLGGALGLSLAVGFGTVFNALDVGFQLIYSPLAMVGSAVISMAIGIGFGYMPARNASRLDPATALARE